One segment of Acaryochloris thomasi RCC1774 DNA contains the following:
- a CDS encoding fatty acyl-AMP ligase yields MTSYSTLVELLCDRAQKTPDKRAYTFLADGETESGTLTYGELDRQARAIATHLSSRLSPGDRALLIYPYTAGLEFIAAFMGCLYAGVIAVTDNPPRNLDALRKLQERMTLSGSTAFLTTETLATQLQSQLPKSPETAAQLSQLFVVTTDTISASPDDWHQPELAAETLAFLQYTSGSTGTPKGVMVTHGNILYNERVIQQAFQHSTETLFVGWLPLFHDMGLIGNVLQPLYIGIHSVLMSPISLIQKPVLWLEAISRYRATTSGGPNFAYELLCQKTTPEQRASLDLKSWDVAFCGAEPIRVETLEQFTHLFEPQGFRREAFYPCYGMAEASLFISGGDKSDPPVIVSIDRAALERNQVEHAEQPEAKALMGCGHAWLEDQILIVDPDTRQRCATNQVGEVWVSGPGIGQGYWQQAEATEQTFRGTLADTGEGPFLRTGDFGFLQGQELFITGRLKDMMILWGRNHYPQHIEQTVEQCHPALRSNCGAAIAVDVEDQEQLVIVQEVERTALRQFDAQEVIEAICRAVAENHMSEVYGVALLKTGSIPKTTSGKVQRRMCRAKFLDNSLNTVAQWQMTPEQRGTIVDLMARSGATG; encoded by the coding sequence ATGACGAGCTATTCCACTCTGGTTGAACTGCTGTGCGATCGCGCCCAGAAAACCCCTGACAAACGCGCCTATACGTTCCTCGCAGATGGCGAAACGGAGTCGGGAACGCTGACCTATGGTGAGCTGGACCGGCAGGCACGTGCGATCGCAACTCACCTAAGCTCTCGTCTATCACCCGGAGACCGGGCGCTGCTCATTTATCCCTACACGGCAGGCTTAGAGTTTATTGCGGCTTTCATGGGGTGCCTCTATGCCGGGGTCATCGCCGTCACAGACAACCCACCGCGTAATCTAGACGCCCTCCGCAAGCTCCAGGAGCGGATGACGCTATCAGGCTCCACCGCCTTTCTGACCACAGAGACGCTTGCAACTCAACTCCAAAGTCAGCTCCCGAAAAGCCCCGAGACTGCCGCCCAGCTCTCTCAACTCTTTGTTGTCACGACAGACACCATCTCGGCCAGCCCAGATGATTGGCATCAGCCCGAACTCGCCGCAGAAACACTAGCCTTTTTGCAATATACCTCTGGCTCCACGGGCACGCCCAAAGGAGTGATGGTGACCCACGGCAATATTCTCTATAACGAGCGGGTCATTCAGCAGGCTTTTCAGCACAGCACAGAGACTCTCTTTGTCGGCTGGCTCCCTTTATTTCACGATATGGGACTGATTGGAAATGTACTGCAGCCTTTGTATATAGGGATTCACAGCGTTTTGATGTCTCCAATCTCTCTGATTCAGAAACCAGTGCTATGGCTAGAGGCCATTTCTCGATACCGAGCGACCACCAGCGGTGGCCCCAACTTTGCCTACGAATTGCTTTGCCAAAAAACAACGCCGGAGCAGAGAGCTAGCCTAGATCTCAAGTCTTGGGACGTTGCCTTTTGTGGCGCAGAACCCATTCGGGTAGAGACGCTGGAGCAATTTACGCATCTCTTTGAACCACAGGGTTTTCGCCGAGAAGCCTTTTACCCTTGCTATGGCATGGCGGAAGCCAGCCTATTTATCTCTGGAGGGGATAAAAGCGACCCGCCCGTCATTGTGTCGATTGACAGAGCAGCGCTAGAGAGAAATCAAGTTGAGCATGCAGAGCAACCTGAGGCAAAAGCACTTATGGGTTGCGGTCATGCTTGGCTAGAGGATCAAATCTTGATTGTGGATCCCGACACTCGGCAGCGCTGTGCCACAAACCAGGTAGGTGAAGTCTGGGTCTCAGGTCCGGGTATTGGCCAAGGCTATTGGCAGCAAGCCGAGGCCACGGAACAGACCTTCAGAGGCACCCTCGCAGACACTGGAGAAGGCCCCTTTCTACGCACCGGCGACTTTGGATTTCTCCAGGGCCAGGAGCTTTTTATTACCGGACGCCTCAAGGACATGATGATTTTGTGGGGGCGCAACCACTACCCCCAACACATTGAGCAAACAGTTGAACAATGCCACCCAGCTCTACGCAGCAACTGCGGTGCAGCCATTGCCGTTGACGTTGAAGATCAAGAACAGCTTGTGATTGTGCAAGAGGTAGAGCGCACGGCACTCCGCCAATTTGATGCCCAGGAGGTGATCGAGGCGATTTGCCGAGCCGTAGCGGAGAACCATATGTCAGAGGTTTATGGGGTCGCGCTGTTGAAGACAGGCAGCATTCCCAAAACCA